In Oncorhynchus clarkii lewisi isolate Uvic-CL-2024 chromosome 24, UVic_Ocla_1.0, whole genome shotgun sequence, one DNA window encodes the following:
- the LOC139383043 gene encoding uncharacterized protein: MARHDSNTIIKLADDTTVVGLITDNDETAYRDEVRDLAVWCQDNNLFLHVIKTIVDYRKRRTEHAPILINRAVVEQVESFKFLGVHITNKLTWSKHSKTVVKTARQNLFPLRRLKIFGMGPQILSRFYSCTIESILTGYITAWYGSCSASDRKALLRVVCTAQCITGAKRPPIQDLYTRKCQRKAQKNVKNSSHPGHRLFSLLLHGKRYRSTKSRSKRLLNSFYPQGIRLLNI, from the coding sequence atggccaggcacgactccaacaccatcattaaacttgccgatgacacaacagtggtaggcctgatcaccgacaatgacgagacagcctatagggatgaggtcagagacctggccgtgtggtgccaggacaacaacctcttcctccacgtgatcaagacaattgtggactacaggaaaaggaggactgagcacgcccccattctcatcaacagggctgtagtggagcaggttgagagcttcaagttccttggtgtccacatcaccaacaaactaacatggtccaaacactccaagacagttgtgaagacggcacgacaaaacctattccccctcaggagactgaaaatatttggcatgggtcctcagatcctcagtaggttctacagctgcaccatcgagagcatcctgactggttacatcactgcctggtatggcagctgctcggcctccgaccgcaaggcactactgagggtagtgtgtacagcccagtgcatcactggggccaagcgtcctcccatccaggacctctataccaggaaatgtcagaggaaggcccaaaaaaatgtcaaaaactccagccaccctggtcatagactgttctctctgctactgcatggcaagcggtaccggagcaccaagtctagatccaaaagacttctaaacagcttctacccccaaggcataagactcctgaacatctaa